The following coding sequences are from one Humulus lupulus chromosome X, drHumLupu1.1, whole genome shotgun sequence window:
- the LOC133803241 gene encoding ATP synthase delta chain, chloroplastic: protein MAALQQTPISFRSKFPPPIASASLTAPKNLSFALARRVPALRRSIGSSAGARMSASAAASYAVALADLAKSNDTLEATSADVEKIDKVFADPEVFSFFMNPTIEEEKKRNMVDELAGSLSLQPHMANFLNILIDSRRIELIKDVTTEFERVYNGITDTEMAVVSSVVQLESQHLAQIAKTVQKLTGAKNVRIKTVTDPSLVAGFTVRYGNSGSKLIDMSVKKQLEEIAAQLDLSDIPVNV, encoded by the coding sequence ATGGCGGCACTCCAGCAAACCCCAATCTCATTCCGCTCCAAATTCCCTCCCCCAATCGCCTCCGCCTCCTTAACCGCCCCCAAAAACCTCTCCTTCGCCCTCGCACGCCGCGTCCCCGCCCTCCGCCGCAGCATCGGATCCTCCGCCGGAGCTCGGATGTCGGCTTCCGCGGCGGCCAGCTACGCGGTGGCGCTGGCCGACCTGGCCAAGTCCAACGACACACTCGAAGCCACCAGCGCCGACGTGGAGAAGATCGATAAGGTGTTCGCCGACCCTGAGGTGTTCAGTTTCTTCATGAATCCGACGATCGAGGAGGAGAAGAAGCGGAATATGGTGGACGAGTTGGCGGGATCGCTGAGTCTCCAGCCACACATGGCGAATTTCCTCAACATCCTCATCGATTCGAGGAGAATCGAGCTGATTAAGGATGTGACTACGGAGTTCGAGAGGGTCTACAATGGCATCACCGATACGGAGATGGCGGTGGTGAGCTCGGTGGTGCAGCTTGAGTCGCAACACTTGGCTCAGATCGCGAAGACGGTGCAGAAGTTGACCGGAGCCAAGAACGTTCGGATCAAGACCGTCACGGACCCGAGCTTGGTGGCTGGGTTCACCGTTAGGTATGGAAATTCTGGGTCCAAACTAATTGATATGAGTGTGAAGAAACAGCTTGAAGAGATTGCTGCTCAGCTTGATTTGAGTGATATTCCCGTTAATGTAtga